The nucleotide window AGGTTTTTTTGTAGGAATATTTAAGCAAGTTGCTCTACGAAATCTATTTGTTACTTTAGCTTCTATTTTAGTGATTTTATTTGGTTTATATACTATTTATAATGGATATAACTTTATGAATAGTGAAACTAAAACTATACTTACACCTTATAACTAGTATATTACAGTTATATTACCTTTAATTTTATGCAATAAAATTCCACAAAATTTATAAGGAGGTAATAAAGTATGGTTAAAAGTTTTAAAAAATACTTTTCATTTTTTGGTATATTAAATGCTACTGCAACTGTAAAGATAAACTCACTTCTTAATAGTTTAAACTATCTTATAAATATTGATATACCAAAGATTATGAAAAAACTTCATGTTTCGCAATTAAAACCCATCAAACTTTATTCTACTAATAAATGCAACACACAAGGAAAAAATTAATGCAAAAGAAAACTACATGTTTAAGCGTAGTTGCTTCGCTTATTTTAGCAACAAATCTTTATTCACAAACTGAACAATTATCAACTATTGAAATTTCATCTTCATATTTAAAATCAAATGAAAAAACAGCAACTTTTTCAACTGAAATATATACTAATGATGAAATAAAAAAATCAAAAGCTAAAGATATATATGATTTTTTAAATTCTCAAACTTCAATTAATATTGCACCTAGTTATGGTAATAGTTTTACACAAAAGATTGATTTACGTGGATATGGTATAGGTGATGGATATCAAAATGTTGTTGTATCAGTAAATGGAAGAAGAATTAATAATATAGATATGCAACCACAATTATTATCAGCTATTCCCCTTTCAAATATTAAAAAAATAGAAATTATAAAAGGAAGTGGTTCTGTTCAATATGGTGATGGAGCAAATGCAGGAGTTATAAATATTATAACAAATGGTAAAAATGACAACTATATTATGGCTCATATGGGTAATGATGATACAAAAGGAGGTACACTAAGTTTAGGTTTTAATAATGAAAATCTTATTATAAATGCTCTTTTAGATTATAGTTCTACAAATGGTACTAGAGAAGATAGTTCAAATACTAAAGATTCAAATCATAATAGAAATAGAAAAGTTGAACTAATCTATTTTCCCACTGAAAACTTAGAGTTAAGAGCAGGAAGAACACTTTCTGACATGCGTTTAAAATATGCAGGTTCTTTAACAAAAGATGAATATAAAAGTAATCCAAATCAATCAAATGGTTTTACTGAACAATATTTCAATAGTTATTTAACAACTTTAGGTGCAACATATAATTTAAATAAAAATTATTCATTTGATGTAAACTATAATAGAGAAGACAAATTAAGTGAATTTGTTGGAAGTTCAAAGTCTCAATATGAATATGAATCATTTAATGCTTCATTTAATATCAAAAAAGATGATTATTCTATTGTTTTGGGGACTGATACTTTTGATGGAGATAGAATAAGTTCATCTAATATTACAAATAAAACAAATAAATCTTTATTTGTATCTGCTGATTATCAAGTTTCAAAAGATTTAAAGTTTTCAGCAGGTATGAGAAGAGAAAAAGTAGAGTATGAATATAATCCAACAAGTGGAAATAGTTTAGGTACAGCTGAATATTTAAATGCTTATGATATTGGTGTTAATTATTCTTTATCTGATTCTTCATCTATTTTTGCAAATTATAATAGATCTTATCAAACACCAGATATTGATAGATTTTTTTCTTCAAGTTGGACTAATATTGGTGGTACATGGGTTCAGACAGTATCTTCATTTAATGGTTTTATTGAGCCAGCTAAAGTAAAAAATTATACTATTGGATATAGTAATATTCAAAAAGACAATAAACTTAAAATATCACTTTTTAGAAGTGAATTGACTAATGAAATCTATTATTACAATGTGGGTGGAGCAAATAAAAACACAAACATTGATAAATCTCATAAATATGGATTAGAGATTTTTGATAAATATTTAATAAATAAAAATTTATATGCTTCAATTAATTATTCTTATATTATTGCAAAAATAGATAATGAAAATGAAGAAAATGGAGCTTACGATGGTAAAGATTTACCAGGAGTATCTAAACATAATCTTACATTAAATTTAGGATATACTTACAAGAAATTAAATACAATTTTATCTTATACTTATAGAAGTAGTGCATATGCTGCAAATGATTTTGAAAATAATTTTGAGCAGAAACAAGAAGCATATAAATCAACAGATTTAAATGTTTCATACGACTTTAAAAATATAGAAGTTTTTGCAAAAGTGCAAAACTTATTTGATGAAGACAATGGTTTATGGATAAAAGATGATTCTATTTATCCTGTTAACTTTGAAAGAACATATTATGCAGGAATAAAATACAAATTTTAAAACATATGATTGAAAAACTATGAAAAAATATTTATTAACTTTTCTTTTTATTGTCAATCTTTTTGCTAATAATCAAAGTGAGCAAAGAATTATAACACTATCTCCTTCTTTAAATGAGATAGTGTTTGCTTTAGGAAGTGGTAAAAATATAGTTGCAAATACAAAGTATTGCAACTATCCAGAAGAGTCTAGAAATATACCTAAAGTTGGTGGTTATGCTTCAATATCATTAGAAAAAATGTTAAAAGCAAAACCAACTTTGGTTCTTGCTCAAAACTATGATGAACAACTTCTTTTAAATTTAAAGAAATTAAATTTAAATTATCACTCTTTTAAAACAGATAATTTAAAATCTATAAAAACTACTATAAAAAGTGTTGCAACGCTTTTAGGTAAAGAAGAAAAAGCAAAAGAACTAATTTTAGATATTGATAAAAAGTTAAATGAAGTTTCTAATATAGTAAAAAATAAAGATATCTTAATAGTAATTAGTCCAAGAGAAGATTTACAAAAGTCAATTTATGTAACAGGTAATAACCTGTATTTTAATGATATAATAAAAGCTTCAGGAAACAAAAATGCATACAAATCAAAAAGTCTTGCTCAACCTGTTGTAAATGTTGAGAAGATAATACATATGAATCCTGATATTATAATTTTACTTGCACCTTATATTCACGACAATAAGATTAGTTTTAAGCAGTTAAAAAAACCTTGGAAAAAACTCCCTGTAAAAGCAAGTAAAAATGATAATATTTATATTATAGATAAAGAGTATGCAGGAATTCCTAGTCACAGAGTAGTTTATTTTATGGAAGATTTTAAAGATATATTAGTAAATGTTAGAGATAAATAGTTTTTCAAATCATATTTTAAAAGATATTTCATTTTCTTTAAAAGAGAATGAAAACCTTATAATCCTTGGTGCCAATGGAGCAGGGAAGTCAACTTTAGCTAAAGTTCTTTCAAATCTTATCTCAAATGATAAAGTAACACTTCAAAATAAAAATATCATTTCTTTAGATGATAATCAAAGAGCAAAACTAATAAACTATATTCCACCTAAACTTGAAGTATTTGATGAATATATCTCAGTTTATGAATTTTTAGAACTATCTTTTATAGATAATATAGATAAAGAAAAAATTGATAAAACAATTTCTTTACTAAAACTAGATAAAATCAAAAATAGAGCTTGTAATGCTCTAAGCTCTGGGGAAAAACAGCTTTTATTACTTGCTTCAAGTATTATTCATAATGCTAAGATTACTATCTTTGATGAGTTAACAGCAAATATGGATATCACAAGAGTAAAAGAGGCTTTTGAGATTTTTAACTCACAATATTTACAACAAAAGATAATCATAACTCACAATTTAGACCTAGCTTTTCATTTAAAATACAAAGTTTTATATTTAGAAGATGGAAAACTTAAGTTCTTTGGAGAAAGTTCTGAATTTTTTTCAAAAGAGATTTTAGAAAAGTTTTATCACAACTGTTTAGAAGTAGTAAATAATCACTTGGTGGTAAAACTATGAGTTCAATGAAGTCTTTAGCTTATATTTTAAGTTTTATTTTGATTTTTTCTTCATGTTTTATTGGAGAAACCACAATTTCTTTAAATGAAATATTTGATAGTTCAACTACTTCATATATGATATTTTGGGAACTTAGAGTTCCAAGAGTAATCTTAGCCTTTTTTGTTGGAGCTGTTTTAAGTCTTAGTGGTCTTATTTTTCAAACTATTTTTAAAAATATTTTAATAACACCATATACTTTAGGAATAGCAAGTGGAACAACACTTTTTACAGCTATTTCAATAGTATTTTTTCCTATGGTAGCTCTTTATATTTCAGGTATATTAGGCTCTTTTATCACTATTTTTATTCTATATTTTATTTCGAAACAGATAAACAAAAATGCAACTTTTGCCTCAACTAATTCCATTCTTCTAATAGGTATTGCCTTATCGTTTTTTTATTCCTCTGCTTTGATGTTGATATTCTTTTTAAGTACTCTACAAGAGAACTATTCAATTGTAAGGTTTACCCTTGGAAGTCTTGATGTAGTAGGGTATAACAGCTCAATAGCCGTATTTTTGGTTGCACTTATTCTTTTAGTAGTATCTATAATAAAAAGAAAAGAGATAAAACTTTTACTTCTTTCAAATGATATCGCGTTTTTAAAAGGACTAAATGTAAATAGATTAAATCTAATACTTCTTATGACTATCTCTTTATCAGTTGGAGTATGTATTAGTTTTGTTGGTCCAATTGGCTTTGTAGGGCTTATTATTCCTCATATTTTAAGACTTATTTACAAACAAAGTGCCGATAAGCTTATTTTGCCAGTATTTTTTTATGGTGGTGTTTTTTTAGTACTTTCAGATTTGATTTCAAGGGTTTTAAATACAGCTTCATCTTTACCTATTGGAGTGATTACTTCATTTATAGGTGCGCCATTTTTTGTATATTTATTATTTAGAAAACATAAAAAAGAAAACTAAATCTTTTTAAAAAAGCTAAAAGGTTAAATTTCTTTTAGCTTTTTTATATAAAAATGTTTTAAAGATACTTGCTAAAAAGTATATTTAAATCCTAAACCTATAATTCGTCCTTTTGATGGTGCACCATATTTTACAGAAGTTGCATTATCGTAAAATCCGTATAAATCATAATATTCATCAAAAATATTTTTACCGTAAACATAAAGTTCTTTATTTCCTGAAATTAAACCAACATGCATATCAACTCTATTATAAGCATCTAAATCATAATGGTTTTGTACATCCGCCGCTCTTTTAGACATGTAGCTATAATCTAATCTGGTATTTAATTTAACACTAGAATTTAAAATTTTTATTTTTGGTAATACTGTTTGATATGCTAAAGAAATTGTACTTTGAAACTTAGGGGTATCTGGAACTTTATTACCAACATTAACAGGACCACCTAAAGAATTGTTTACATAATCTCTGATTGTTGCATTGGTATAAGCAAAGTTTCCTGATAGATTAAATTGTTCATTGATTAACCAGTTAAAAGCTAATTCATATCCTATACTTCGAGTGTCAGCATTTACTACAAAAGAAGAAACACCTGTACTATCAATCATATAGTTATCTTTTACACTGGTATAAAAAACCGAACTATCAATTCTTAATTGATTATCCAAAAGTTCTGATTTTATACCAAATTCAGCTGAGTAGATACTTCCAGCTTCATATTTTGCATCTCCTTTATTTTCTCCATAATCTTGAAATCCTCCTGGGTTATACCCTTTTGAAACAGTTGCATAAAGATTTGAATCTTCATCTAAAGCATAAGTTACTCCCAGCCGTCCTGTTGTAAAATTATCATTTAGTTCGTCATCATCATAAACACTATTGAAACTTTCAGTATAAGTGGCATTATATTTTTTATAATCCCAAGTTTGTCTAACTCCTGCTGTAATTTTCCATTTATCATTTATTGGAATTGTACTTTCTGCATATATTCCATACCTTTTTGTATCAAAATTTCTAAATTGATGATTTCCTGGGTATACTACAAAGTTTGCACCACCCATACGAGAGTGATTATATGTTCTATCCGAATCTAAAAAACTGGCTCCTACTACCCAAAAAATATCATTACCTGATAAAGAAGAAAGTCTTAAATCTTGAGTAAATACTTTATCAGAAGATTCTTGTTCTCTCCAATACTCATTAGAAGAGCCCATCATCGCTTTATAAACAAGATGATCAAAAACTACAGGTGAAATATTATAAACATCAGAATAAGAAGAAATAGACGTTAATTGACTATTTTTAAATCTATGTTTTATTTGAAGAGATTGTTTGTCTAACTCTTTATAACTATTGTCATAAATACCTGGAGTTAAATCCATCTTGGGGTCATCATTATATGGTTGTAAAACTATATTTTCTCCCATGTGCTTACTTTTTTGGTGTTCTATGGTTAATAAAGCTGATGTATCATCAGAAATATCCCAAAGTAAACTACCTCTAACACCTAAAAGGTTTGGTTCTGAAACTGCTTCTTTTGTTTGAATATTTTTAATTGGATATTCATATGAGGATTGATGTATTGCAATACGTGCACTTAAAGATTCACTTAAAGGTCCACCTATTGCCAAATCTACTTTATGTTCTTTTTCTGCAACTTCACTTTGAAAGTACCCTTCTGTATATTGTGTGGGTTTTTTTGTTGTAATATTTATTGCTCCTGCACCACCTAAACCTCCAAAAAGTGTACCTTGTGGTCCTTTTAAAATCTCTATTTGTTCTACATCAAAAGTGGCTAATGATAAATGCCTAGAACTTGTAGGTGAACCATCAATATTAACAGCCACAGAAGCATCATCCATACTAAGTGGATATAGTGCTCCTACTCCACGAATCGATATACTTGAAACATTTGCTCCACCTGAGGTGTTTATACTAACACCTGGCGTTGCTCGCAAGACCTCCTCGATACTAAAAAAACCTTTTTCTCTAATGTCTTTTCCATCTATCACAAAAATGCTAAAAGGTAATTCTTTTGCATCTTCAGTTTCTTTTCTTGCATTTATTGTGACAGTGGGTAGGCTGATTGCATCTTTTTTATCATCTAAATTTTTTGTTACTTCTTCAGAATATAAATATTGACTTGCCATAAGAGATATTAGTGATAGTTTTAATATCCTTTTTATATTCATTTTTTCTCCTTAATGAAAATTTAAGTTGGATTATATTTTAATTGAAAACAGTTATCAATATTAATATTTTCTTTGAGGGATAAATATTTTAGTTAAAGGTATTTTATGTGCACATATATAAGTTCAAATCAATTATGGGATAGTATAGAAAAAGAGTTTTCT belongs to Arcobacter sp. CECT 8983 and includes:
- a CDS encoding TonB-dependent siderophore receptor, which translates into the protein MNIKRILKLSLISLMASQYLYSEEVTKNLDDKKDAISLPTVTINARKETEDAKELPFSIFVIDGKDIREKGFFSIEEVLRATPGVSINTSGGANVSSISIRGVGALYPLSMDDASVAVNIDGSPTSSRHLSLATFDVEQIEILKGPQGTLFGGLGGAGAINITTKKPTQYTEGYFQSEVAEKEHKVDLAIGGPLSESLSARIAIHQSSYEYPIKNIQTKEAVSEPNLLGVRGSLLWDISDDTSALLTIEHQKSKHMGENIVLQPYNDDPKMDLTPGIYDNSYKELDKQSLQIKHRFKNSQLTSISSYSDVYNISPVVFDHLVYKAMMGSSNEYWREQESSDKVFTQDLRLSSLSGNDIFWVVGASFLDSDRTYNHSRMGGANFVVYPGNHQFRNFDTKRYGIYAESTIPINDKWKITAGVRQTWDYKKYNATYTESFNSVYDDDELNDNFTTGRLGVTYALDEDSNLYATVSKGYNPGGFQDYGENKGDAKYEAGSIYSAEFGIKSELLDNQLRIDSSVFYTSVKDNYMIDSTGVSSFVVNADTRSIGYELAFNWLINEQFNLSGNFAYTNATIRDYVNNSLGGPVNVGNKVPDTPKFQSTISLAYQTVLPKIKILNSSVKLNTRLDYSYMSKRAADVQNHYDLDAYNRVDMHVGLISGNKELYVYGKNIFDEYYDLYGFYDNATSVKYGAPSKGRIIGLGFKYTF
- a CDS encoding ABC transporter substrate-binding protein; this translates as MKKYLLTFLFIVNLFANNQSEQRIITLSPSLNEIVFALGSGKNIVANTKYCNYPEESRNIPKVGGYASISLEKMLKAKPTLVLAQNYDEQLLLNLKKLNLNYHSFKTDNLKSIKTTIKSVATLLGKEEKAKELILDIDKKLNEVSNIVKNKDILIVISPREDLQKSIYVTGNNLYFNDIIKASGNKNAYKSKSLAQPVVNVEKIIHMNPDIIILLAPYIHDNKISFKQLKKPWKKLPVKASKNDNIYIIDKEYAGIPSHRVVYFMEDFKDILVNVRDK
- a CDS encoding iron ABC transporter permease → MSSMKSLAYILSFILIFSSCFIGETTISLNEIFDSSTTSYMIFWELRVPRVILAFFVGAVLSLSGLIFQTIFKNILITPYTLGIASGTTLFTAISIVFFPMVALYISGILGSFITIFILYFISKQINKNATFASTNSILLIGIALSFFYSSALMLIFFLSTLQENYSIVRFTLGSLDVVGYNSSIAVFLVALILLVVSIIKRKEIKLLLLSNDIAFLKGLNVNRLNLILLMTISLSVGVCISFVGPIGFVGLIIPHILRLIYKQSADKLILPVFFYGGVFLVLSDLISRVLNTASSLPIGVITSFIGAPFFVYLLFRKHKKEN
- a CDS encoding TonB-dependent receptor; the protein is MQKKTTCLSVVASLILATNLYSQTEQLSTIEISSSYLKSNEKTATFSTEIYTNDEIKKSKAKDIYDFLNSQTSINIAPSYGNSFTQKIDLRGYGIGDGYQNVVVSVNGRRINNIDMQPQLLSAIPLSNIKKIEIIKGSGSVQYGDGANAGVINIITNGKNDNYIMAHMGNDDTKGGTLSLGFNNENLIINALLDYSSTNGTREDSSNTKDSNHNRNRKVELIYFPTENLELRAGRTLSDMRLKYAGSLTKDEYKSNPNQSNGFTEQYFNSYLTTLGATYNLNKNYSFDVNYNREDKLSEFVGSSKSQYEYESFNASFNIKKDDYSIVLGTDTFDGDRISSSNITNKTNKSLFVSADYQVSKDLKFSAGMRREKVEYEYNPTSGNSLGTAEYLNAYDIGVNYSLSDSSSIFANYNRSYQTPDIDRFFSSSWTNIGGTWVQTVSSFNGFIEPAKVKNYTIGYSNIQKDNKLKISLFRSELTNEIYYYNVGGANKNTNIDKSHKYGLEIFDKYLINKNLYASINYSYIIAKIDNENEENGAYDGKDLPGVSKHNLTLNLGYTYKKLNTILSYTYRSSAYAANDFENNFEQKQEAYKSTDLNVSYDFKNIEVFAKVQNLFDEDNGLWIKDDSIYPVNFERTYYAGIKYKF
- a CDS encoding ABC transporter ATP-binding protein — encoded protein: MLEINSFSNHILKDISFSLKENENLIILGANGAGKSTLAKVLSNLISNDKVTLQNKNIISLDDNQRAKLINYIPPKLEVFDEYISVYEFLELSFIDNIDKEKIDKTISLLKLDKIKNRACNALSSGEKQLLLLASSIIHNAKITIFDELTANMDITRVKEAFEIFNSQYLQQKIIITHNLDLAFHLKYKVLYLEDGKLKFFGESSEFFSKEILEKFYHNCLEVVNNHLVVKL